A window of the Desulfobacula toluolica Tol2 genome harbors these coding sequences:
- a CDS encoding CpaF family protein, with amino-acid sequence MTIAPKSGLNKYIPDEYFEFKAMIHERLLDIIDLSIIDTMDKETLVKQIKHVTEKILREESDEMPLNFSEREKILTELIDEVLGLGPLEPFLKDPTISDIMVNSYKKIYVERFGKIESTNARFRNDEHLMKIIDKIVSSIGRRIDESNPMVDARLADGSRVNVIIPPLALDGPMVSIRRFSVVPLELDDLIKNQTLVPEFRSILEGLVQSRLNILISGGTGSGKTTLLNVLSRFIPETERIVTIEDAAELQLKQEHLVRMETRPANIEGKGEIIQRDLLKNSLRMRPDRIIVGEVRGSESFDMLQAMNTGHDGSLTTIHANSARDALMRLETMVAMANFDIPSEFIRRFISSAIHIVIQVSRLSDGKRKVVSLQEITGMEGNMITMQEIFSFKQTRVDEKGDVKGFFRFNGIRPKFLDKFRITGINVKSNIFDPSFQIEV; translated from the coding sequence ATGACTATAGCTCCGAAGTCCGGCTTAAACAAATATATCCCTGATGAATATTTTGAATTCAAGGCCATGATTCATGAACGTCTTCTTGATATTATTGATCTGTCCATCATTGATACCATGGACAAGGAAACACTGGTCAAACAAATCAAGCATGTTACGGAAAAAATTTTACGAGAAGAATCCGATGAGATGCCGTTAAATTTTTCCGAACGAGAGAAAATTTTAACGGAATTGATTGATGAAGTCCTGGGGCTTGGACCTTTGGAACCGTTTTTAAAAGATCCGACCATCTCAGATATTATGGTTAATTCTTACAAAAAGATTTATGTGGAACGGTTTGGAAAAATTGAGTCAACCAATGCAAGATTCAGAAATGATGAACATTTGATGAAAATCATTGATAAAATAGTTTCTTCAATCGGAAGACGGATTGATGAATCAAATCCAATGGTGGATGCAAGGCTTGCCGACGGTTCCAGGGTTAATGTTATCATACCTCCCCTTGCCCTTGACGGCCCCATGGTATCCATTAGAAGATTTTCAGTTGTGCCGCTGGAACTTGATGATCTCATTAAAAATCAAACTCTTGTACCTGAATTCAGGAGTATTTTAGAGGGATTGGTACAATCAAGATTAAATATTCTTATTTCAGGGGGAACCGGCAGCGGAAAAACAACGCTGCTTAACGTTCTTTCCCGGTTTATTCCTGAAACTGAGAGGATTGTAACCATTGAAGATGCGGCTGAACTTCAGCTCAAACAGGAGCATCTTGTCAGAATGGAAACAAGGCCGGCAAATATAGAGGGCAAAGGAGAGATAATTCAGCGGGATCTGCTTAAAAACAGCCTTAGAATGAGACCGGACAGGATTATTGTAGGAGAGGTAAGAGGGTCTGAATCATTTGATATGCTGCAGGCCATGAATACGGGGCATGACGGGTCTTTGACCACGATTCATGCCAACAGTGCAAGGGATGCATTGATGAGACTTGAGACAATGGTGGCCATGGCAAATTTTGATATACCCAGTGAATTCATAAGGCGGTTTATAAGTTCTGCAATACACATCGTAATCCAGGTCTCAAGGCTTTCAGACGGTAAAAGAAAGGTTGTAAGTCTGCAGGAAATTACCGGAATGGAAGGCAACATGATTACCATGCAGGAAATATTTTCATTTAAACAGACAAGGGTTGATGAAAAAGGAGATGTTAAGGGATTTTTCCGGTTTAACGGGATCAGGCCGAAATTTCTTGATAAATTCAGGATAACGGGAATAAATGTCAAAAGTAATATATTTGATCCTTCTTTTCAAATTGAAGTTTAA
- a CDS encoding AAA family ATPase has product MPGIKFFVNLSVKNQELNTEFKTAINETGVFKVISQEEKQEPDLLICELGENYEEELNNLQLFLDKADTTEIFLVSKRSDPEILIQALRIGIKEFFPVPLKPELIKDALNRFKKRYEKLQHTTSGSSGKIYSILGSKGGVGTTTVAVNLAVSIAVNQENPSVALLDMNIIFGDVPILLDISPKHNWGDITQNIERLDEFFLANILTEHATGVHVLPSPRYLNNHPSPTPTIMETLLDLMKNKYDYIIIDLGQSMNETALRIVQMSDLVHVIAIQSLPCLSNTNRLVNSIVEYGYIDKENVKIVLNRYLKKGMVSLSSAEEGVGKKLSWVIPNDYSTTMSAINSGKPLYQVAQKSRIVKSFNDYVEKLLGVENIKRKKMWFF; this is encoded by the coding sequence ATGCCAGGAATTAAATTTTTTGTTAATCTATCTGTCAAAAATCAAGAACTCAATACTGAATTTAAAACGGCGATTAATGAAACCGGAGTATTTAAAGTCATCTCTCAGGAAGAAAAGCAAGAACCGGATTTGCTGATATGCGAATTGGGCGAAAATTATGAAGAAGAGTTGAATAATCTTCAGTTGTTTTTGGACAAGGCTGATACAACAGAAATATTCCTGGTATCCAAACGGTCAGATCCTGAAATTTTAATCCAGGCATTGAGAATCGGTATTAAGGAGTTTTTCCCAGTTCCTTTGAAGCCTGAACTTATTAAGGATGCATTAAATCGATTTAAAAAAAGATATGAAAAGCTTCAGCATACGACATCCGGCTCTTCAGGAAAAATTTACAGTATTCTCGGCAGTAAAGGAGGGGTTGGAACCACAACCGTTGCAGTCAATCTTGCGGTAAGTATAGCCGTAAATCAAGAAAACCCCTCAGTTGCACTGCTTGATATGAATATAATATTTGGAGACGTGCCCATATTACTGGACATTTCCCCCAAACATAACTGGGGTGACATCACTCAAAACATAGAACGTCTGGATGAGTTTTTTTTAGCAAATATTTTAACCGAACACGCCACAGGCGTACATGTTTTACCGTCACCCAGGTATTTAAACAACCATCCGTCACCCACACCTACCATTATGGAAACACTTCTGGATCTGATGAAAAACAAATATGATTATATCATTATTGATCTTGGTCAGTCTATGAATGAAACTGCTTTGAGAATTGTTCAAATGTCTGATCTTGTCCATGTCATTGCCATTCAAAGCCTTCCTTGTCTGTCTAATACAAACAGGCTTGTTAATTCAATTGTTGAGTATGGTTATATTGATAAAGAAAATGTAAAAATAGTATTAAACAGATATCTTAAGAAAGGCATGGTTTCCCTGAGCAGTGCTGAGGAAGGAGTAGGAAAAAAATTGTCCTGGGTTATTCCAAACGATTATTCTACAACCATGTCGGCAATCAATTCGGGCAAACCTCTTTACCAGGTTGCACAAAAGTCGAGGATTGTTAAAAGTTTTAATGATTATGTTGAAAAACTCCTGGGGGTTGAAAATATAAAGAGAAAAAAAATGTGGTTCTTTTAA
- a CDS encoding pilus assembly protein TadG-related protein, with product MIYNLFNKKFSFKRIKPNLILNNQNGVSAIIVAIVLAMLFCFTALAVDVGYMYATRNELQDVADAAALAATSELGRIYLTLPQASHTNYNFSIDQQTVIKNAAINIAKENEAAKIPIDIASDDIVIGTWDWDETNLMNALTPTLVGSDAVRVRARRDSVINSPVATFFGKMFSLFGASHDTFESFTIATAALSGPSVIGEGELVMPIGISDIWMLEDEDFCKEIIDFSPTNTSCAGWHNFKDPINASVLADRFFGFIEAYEGDSKTEGKDWLNTYFSFNKDVVVATMPEYNLPTDFEFQGGTIASLFTGTYYGTYNADGIPDQTTASKKLDKDGKLPGPIPFYTLFDFFRFRDNDEDINSEWGCASTQTFFCGDCVDADLIWTSTVPVYEESLPCENPNQTQKIIKVATIKVRMPNGPPDNNIEVCIDCGTIVADGRGGGGTGTNIKGNIPNLVQ from the coding sequence ATGATTTATAATTTATTTAACAAAAAATTTTCTTTTAAAAGAATAAAGCCCAACCTCATTCTAAATAATCAAAATGGTGTTTCCGCAATTATCGTTGCAATTGTTTTAGCTATGCTTTTTTGTTTTACGGCTTTAGCTGTTGATGTCGGGTATATGTATGCTACGCGTAATGAACTACAGGATGTAGCTGATGCTGCCGCTCTTGCCGCAACAAGTGAACTGGGAAGAATTTATTTGACCCTGCCTCAAGCATCTCATACTAATTATAATTTTTCAATTGATCAACAAACTGTAATCAAAAATGCTGCCATAAATATCGCAAAGGAAAATGAAGCAGCTAAAATACCCATTGATATTGCAAGTGATGATATTGTTATTGGAACCTGGGATTGGGATGAAACAAATCTTATGAATGCTTTAACACCAACATTAGTTGGGTCTGATGCGGTTCGTGTCAGAGCAAGAAGAGATTCTGTTATCAACAGTCCTGTTGCAACATTTTTTGGAAAGATGTTTTCACTTTTTGGTGCAAGCCATGATACATTTGAATCTTTCACTATTGCTACAGCCGCTTTATCTGGACCCTCAGTGATAGGAGAGGGAGAGCTGGTTATGCCAATTGGGATTTCAGATATTTGGATGCTGGAGGATGAAGACTTTTGTAAGGAAATCATAGACTTTTCTCCAACAAATACCAGTTGTGCCGGATGGCATAATTTTAAAGATCCAATTAATGCAAGTGTCCTTGCCGATAGATTTTTTGGGTTTATTGAAGCCTATGAAGGTGATTCAAAAACAGAAGGTAAAGATTGGTTAAATACTTATTTTTCATTTAATAAGGATGTTGTGGTAGCAACAATGCCCGAATATAATCTCCCTACAGATTTTGAGTTTCAAGGTGGAACCATTGCGTCCTTGTTTACTGGGACTTATTATGGAACATATAATGCCGACGGTATCCCTGACCAAACTACTGCATCGAAGAAATTGGATAAGGATGGGAAGTTGCCTGGGCCCATTCCTTTTTATACTTTGTTTGATTTTTTTAGGTTCCGTGATAATGATGAAGATATCAATTCTGAATGGGGATGTGCGTCAACTCAAACCTTTTTTTGTGGGGATTGTGTGGATGCAGATCTTATATGGACATCTACAGTTCCTGTTTATGAAGAATCATTACCCTGTGAGAACCCAAACCAAACTCAAAAAATAATAAAAGTTGCGACTATCAAAGTTAGAATGCCCAATGGACCGCCTGATAATAATATTGAAGTTTGTATCGACTGCGGAACAATTGTTGCTGACGGGCGTGGTGGTGGCGGTACTGGTACTAATATTAAAGGGAATATTCCCAATTTAGTTCAATAA
- a CDS encoding TadE/TadG family type IV pilus assembly protein, which translates to MYPHKKTIKSQDGAALVEFAIVFPLLLTLIFGVIEFGLFLFNTQVITNAAREGARRGVIMRELSSRDVDAEDLEIRDRVIQFAKQHLITFGSDELEKDSTDIPITRESDPFLQGSNLQVQVNYEYSFLFLFPIVGSIDIQGNSNMKME; encoded by the coding sequence ATGTATCCTCACAAAAAAACAATCAAAAGTCAGGATGGTGCTGCTTTGGTCGAGTTTGCTATTGTTTTTCCTTTGCTTCTGACATTAATTTTCGGTGTAATTGAATTTGGTCTGTTTTTGTTTAATACTCAGGTGATTACAAATGCGGCTAGAGAAGGTGCTAGGCGAGGAGTTATTATGAGGGAATTATCGTCAAGGGATGTTGATGCAGAAGATCTTGAAATACGAGACAGAGTTATCCAATTTGCAAAACAACACCTTATTACATTTGGCAGTGATGAACTGGAAAAAGATTCTACTGATATACCTATCACCAGAGAATCAGACCCGTTTTTGCAAGGAAGCAATCTTCAGGTTCAAGTGAACTATGAGTATAGTTTTTTATTTCTTTTTCCCATAGTTGGATCAATTGATATACAAGGCAATTCAAATATGAAAATGGAGTAA
- a CDS encoding TadE/TadG family type IV pilus assembly protein, which yields MLKNQRGGAAVEFAIVLPLLALILFGTIDFALLFYNKQVLTNASREGARAAIIANNWDSKDSNGFPTGNATEPVNIIKFYCLNHLVNLGGDNNLKNDPTIVDAGNFIIATVTYDYDHLFSSIIGISKTTLTGKTVMRQEWDDS from the coding sequence ATGCTTAAAAATCAGCGAGGCGGTGCAGCAGTGGAGTTTGCAATTGTTTTGCCTTTACTGGCTTTAATTTTGTTTGGTACCATTGATTTTGCATTGCTTTTTTATAACAAACAGGTTCTTACCAATGCCAGCAGGGAGGGGGCACGGGCGGCAATTATAGCAAATAATTGGGATTCTAAAGATTCTAATGGTTTCCCAACAGGTAATGCAACTGAACCTGTAAATATTATAAAATTTTATTGTTTAAATCACCTGGTTAATCTTGGTGGCGATAATAATTTGAAAAATGATCCAACTATTGTGGATGCCGGAAATTTTATAATCGCAACAGTTACCTATGATTACGATCATCTTTTTAGTTCTATTATTGGAATCAGCAAAACAACTTTAACGGGTAAGACTGTTATGAGGCAGGAATGGGATGATTCATGA
- a CDS encoding type II and III secretion system protein family protein, with product MLQSLRFAKIIGLVFLFSFVVFINSNAQNVLIPKPIEPNKIEIILGKSLVMKLPAPVKKKMRISIGSEEIADCLVLSSNEIYIKGKTAGVTNLILWQEGDLIAIYDIEVKFDVSRLKEKLYQVFPDEKDLMVTATNNSITLLGKISNAANLSRAMAIAGAYAPEGKINNLVKVGGTHQVMLEVKVAEISRSVGRDLGINLGNISVSDNLLVQPLLTLGRATEATSGLEGFFQYSQGDLTWNAMIKALKENSLIKILAEPNLIALSGQTASFLAGGEYPIPVPDENGITIDYKDFGVGLSFTPNVLSQEKINIKVQSSVSELDFTTAVQFSGYIVPGVSIRRAATTVELADGQSFVIAGLLSESIREDVKKFPFLGDIPLLGTLFRSSSFLKNETELVILVTPRFVNPINKEAQPVPTDYYGEPDDPEFYFNVDKSAQKISENTNVKVNMDGQFGHSFEE from the coding sequence ATGTTACAATCACTTAGATTTGCAAAGATAATAGGTCTTGTTTTTCTCTTTTCTTTTGTTGTTTTTATTAATTCTAATGCTCAAAATGTTCTTATTCCAAAACCAATTGAGCCGAATAAAATTGAAATCATATTGGGGAAATCCCTTGTGATGAAACTGCCGGCTCCGGTAAAGAAAAAAATGAGAATTTCAATTGGATCGGAAGAAATAGCGGATTGTCTTGTTCTTTCTTCCAATGAAATTTATATTAAAGGTAAAACAGCCGGGGTTACAAATCTGATATTGTGGCAGGAAGGCGATCTGATTGCCATATATGATATTGAAGTAAAATTTGATGTATCACGATTGAAAGAAAAATTATATCAGGTGTTTCCGGACGAAAAAGATCTTATGGTAACGGCCACGAATAACTCCATAACGCTTTTAGGAAAAATATCCAATGCGGCAAATCTATCCCGGGCCATGGCAATTGCCGGTGCTTATGCGCCGGAGGGAAAAATAAACAACCTGGTTAAAGTAGGCGGTACCCACCAGGTGATGCTGGAGGTGAAAGTCGCGGAGATATCCCGTTCCGTAGGCAGAGATTTGGGGATTAATCTTGGGAATATTTCTGTAAGTGATAATTTGCTTGTACAACCGCTCTTGACTCTCGGGAGAGCTACAGAAGCGACATCCGGACTTGAAGGCTTCTTTCAGTACTCTCAGGGAGATTTAACATGGAATGCGATGATTAAAGCATTAAAAGAAAATTCCTTGATTAAAATTTTAGCGGAACCTAATTTGATTGCTTTAAGTGGCCAGACTGCAAGTTTTCTGGCCGGGGGCGAATATCCCATCCCTGTCCCGGATGAGAATGGAATTACAATTGATTATAAGGATTTTGGTGTGGGCCTTTCATTTACTCCCAATGTGCTTAGTCAGGAAAAAATCAACATTAAAGTTCAGTCCAGTGTTTCAGAACTTGATTTCACAACTGCCGTTCAATTCTCAGGGTATATTGTTCCGGGAGTCAGTATTAGAAGAGCAGCAACAACAGTTGAACTTGCTGATGGACAAAGCTTTGTCATTGCCGGGCTTTTGTCTGAATCCATTCGTGAGGATGTGAAAAAATTTCCTTTTTTGGGTGATATACCATTGCTGGGAACGCTTTTTAGAAGTTCGTCATTCTTGAAAAATGAAACAGAGTTGGTGATTCTCGTTACGCCACGGTTTGTTAACCCCATTAATAAAGAAGCACAACCTGTTCCCACTGATTATTATGGGGAACCCGATGATCCCGAGTTTTACTTTAATGTTGATAAATCTGCTCAAAAAATATCAGAAAACACCAATGTTAAAGTAAATATGGATGGACAGTTTGGTCATTCATTTGAGGAATAA
- the cpaB gene encoding Flp pilus assembly protein CpaB translates to MGNIRTFVPILLSILIALAGSYYLYQWVKQKTSPDKVVTVTESKAIPVVVAKAGIPWGVKLTPEMLTTTPYLEESLPKGCFSKSEDIVDRIVIAQIGEGEPVLEYRLAPVSMKTGGVSAILESGKRAVSVKGNNVLGIAGFINPGNRVDVLVTIEDPDKEMDVTKIVLENILVLASGRQIQENGKGEAAPVDVYTLEVTPDQGERLTLAATKGRLQFALRGATDSDIVLTKGVTVPEMLKSLLIVDANPGKPAVSSVGSSTKRNYRKIKYIAPKKSNKATIEIIKGLSLTRKEITL, encoded by the coding sequence ATGGGAAACATACGGACTTTTGTTCCAATTTTGCTCTCAATATTGATTGCATTGGCCGGCAGTTACTATTTATATCAATGGGTAAAACAAAAAACTTCGCCTGACAAAGTAGTGACGGTAACGGAAAGCAAGGCTATTCCGGTTGTTGTTGCAAAAGCCGGCATCCCATGGGGGGTAAAACTCACCCCGGAAATGTTGACAACAACTCCTTACTTAGAGGAAAGTCTTCCCAAAGGTTGCTTTTCCAAATCTGAAGATATCGTCGACAGAATCGTCATTGCTCAGATAGGGGAAGGAGAGCCTGTTTTAGAGTACAGGCTTGCTCCAGTCAGCATGAAAACAGGCGGGGTTTCCGCCATATTAGAGTCGGGAAAACGTGCTGTTTCAGTTAAAGGTAATAATGTTCTTGGTATTGCCGGATTTATAAATCCGGGAAACCGGGTGGATGTCCTGGTTACCATTGAAGACCCTGACAAGGAGATGGATGTCACAAAAATCGTACTTGAAAACATTCTGGTGCTGGCATCCGGGAGGCAAATCCAGGAAAACGGTAAAGGGGAAGCAGCACCTGTTGATGTGTATACACTCGAGGTCACGCCTGATCAGGGGGAACGATTAACTTTAGCTGCCACTAAAGGCCGTCTTCAATTCGCCCTCAGAGGTGCGACTGATTCCGATATTGTTCTTACCAAAGGGGTAACTGTCCCTGAGATGCTTAAATCTTTACTTATTGTTGACGCTAATCCCGGCAAACCGGCTGTTTCATCTGTTGGATCTTCAACAAAAAGAAATTATCGGAAAATAAAATATATAGCACCAAAGAAAAGCAACAAAGCAACCATTGAAATTATTAAGGGATTAAGTCTTACCAGGAAGGAAATTACACTTTGA
- a CDS encoding A24 family peptidase, which yields MTLQLNHNVIIQYFPLICLTIILLIASFTDFCTQKIPNILTLTSVFVAISYHLYSGGFQGFLFSFFGVFIGIVVLIIPYAMGGMGAGDVKLMGAVGSFLGAKGVFISFLFTALFGGVYALIIILVFRKIFQGYFRQLFHSILNFLLTRKYSPAPLTENKKKPRLCYGIAIALGTFTYMGLHIFGYKFLP from the coding sequence ATGACATTACAATTAAACCACAATGTTATTATTCAGTATTTTCCACTTATCTGTTTAACCATAATTTTGCTTATCGCTTCATTTACCGATTTTTGCACGCAAAAGATACCCAATATTCTTACGCTTACAAGTGTTTTCGTCGCGATAAGTTATCATTTGTACTCCGGCGGCTTTCAAGGATTCCTTTTTAGTTTTTTCGGTGTTTTTATCGGCATTGTTGTTCTTATCATTCCTTATGCCATGGGAGGCATGGGTGCAGGAGATGTAAAGCTGATGGGGGCTGTCGGTTCATTCCTTGGGGCTAAAGGCGTCTTTATTTCATTTTTATTCACTGCCTTGTTTGGCGGTGTTTATGCTTTAATAATTATTTTAGTATTCAGGAAAATATTTCAGGGTTATTTCAGGCAGTTGTTTCATTCGATATTAAATTTTCTTTTAACAAGAAAATATTCACCTGCTCCTTTAACAGAAAACAAAAAAAAACCAAGGCTTTGTTATGGTATTGCCATTGCCCTGGGAACATTTACATATATGGGGTTACATATTTTTGGATATAAATTTTTACCTTGA
- a CDS encoding Flp family type IVb pilin, translating to MQKIFSFFKDEEGATAVEYGIMVALIAAVIVTVVTSIGTNLNTKFGVVETALQ from the coding sequence ATGCAGAAAATTTTTAGTTTTTTCAAGGATGAAGAGGGTGCAACTGCTGTAGAGTATGGGATTATGGTGGCGCTTATAGCTGCTGTGATTGTTACGGTGGTGACTTCTATTGGTACGAATCTAAACACCAAGTTTGGAGTGGTAGAAACGGCATTGCAGTAG
- a CDS encoding Flp family type IVb pilin, with translation MQKIISFLFNEEGSTAVEYAILASAIAAVIVLAVTAIGVNTDNLFNKVKNNW, from the coding sequence ATGCAAAAAATTATTAGTTTTCTATTTAACGAAGAAGGATCGACTGCAGTAGAATATGCAATTTTGGCATCAGCCATAGCTGCTGTAATTGTTTTGGCTGTTACTGCAATTGGTGTTAATACAGATAACTTGTTTAACAAGGTAAAAAATAACTGGTAA
- a CDS encoding ATP-binding protein gives MHSLMGKRLIQKKELTHEQLQQALEYQRLNGGRLGNSIVTLGFLTEEEVLEFFKSVPKVPDTLEKIDLPYSSIEDLVIKHALNLRVFNIHDMCNSTKLPMFIISETIDILRQNHFLQVKGSGGQLSRLSYTFDLTEAGVKKAKELLGITRYTGPAPVSFRDYRNQVEAQTIKSIFVDEDKIRNAFSEIVISESLIQQFGPAISSGKSIFLYGPPGNGKTTVAEIVGRVMPDEVYVPYAVQIEGEIITVYDNASHVKVDSDDAKESRDQRWVKVKRPVMMTGGEMTLKGLDLDFNAISKFYEAPLQMKANNGIFIVDDFGRQRVDSQALLNRWIVPLERRTDFLTLHTGMKIEIPFDQLVIFSTNLEPEKLVDAAFLRRIRYKIKIGYPNLSEYKQIFKRICDSNGITFDGAVFNFLINNLYKRTRTNLSACHCRDLLDWIIDNAHYRDEKPELTEETISAAWKSYFVEM, from the coding sequence ATGCACAGCTTAATGGGAAAACGACTAATCCAAAAAAAAGAACTGACTCATGAACAATTGCAACAGGCTTTGGAATATCAAAGGCTTAATGGTGGAAGGCTGGGAAACAGTATTGTCACCCTTGGATTTCTCACTGAAGAGGAAGTTCTTGAGTTTTTCAAATCTGTCCCAAAAGTACCGGATACCCTGGAAAAAATTGATCTGCCCTACTCTTCCATAGAAGATCTGGTTATTAAACATGCATTGAATTTAAGGGTATTCAACATACACGACATGTGTAACAGCACAAAGCTACCCATGTTTATCATCAGTGAAACCATTGATATATTGCGTCAAAATCATTTCCTCCAGGTAAAAGGTTCAGGAGGACAGCTGTCCAGACTTTCATACACGTTTGATCTTACAGAAGCCGGTGTCAAAAAGGCAAAGGAATTGCTTGGCATCACAAGATATACAGGACCGGCTCCTGTTTCCTTTCGTGATTATCGCAACCAGGTGGAGGCCCAAACCATTAAAAGCATTTTTGTTGATGAAGACAAGATCAGAAATGCGTTTTCCGAAATAGTCATTTCCGAATCCCTTATTCAGCAGTTTGGGCCTGCAATCAGTTCGGGCAAATCAATATTTCTTTACGGACCTCCGGGCAATGGGAAGACAACCGTTGCTGAAATCGTCGGAAGAGTCATGCCTGATGAGGTTTATGTCCCCTATGCCGTCCAGATTGAAGGTGAAATTATTACGGTTTATGACAATGCGAGCCATGTCAAGGTTGATTCTGATGACGCAAAAGAATCCCGGGATCAAAGATGGGTAAAGGTAAAAAGGCCGGTAATGATGACGGGCGGGGAAATGACATTAAAAGGACTGGATCTTGATTTTAACGCCATTTCAAAATTCTATGAGGCACCCTTGCAGATGAAGGCGAACAACGGCATTTTCATTGTCGATGATTTTGGACGCCAGCGGGTGGATTCCCAGGCGCTTTTAAACCGGTGGATAGTTCCCCTGGAGCGCAGAACGGATTTTTTAACCTTGCATACCGGGATGAAAATAGAAATTCCATTTGATCAGCTGGTGATTTTCTCCACAAACCTTGAGCCTGAAAAACTTGTTGATGCCGCTTTTTTAAGGCGAATTCGCTATAAAATAAAGATTGGATATCCCAACCTTTCAGAATACAAACAAATTTTTAAAAGAATTTGTGACTCCAATGGTATTACTTTTGATGGAGCTGTCTTCAATTTTCTGATTAATAACCTGTATAAAAGAACCAGGACCAATCTGTCTGCCTGCCATTGCAGGGATCTTCTTGACTGGATTATAGACAATGCCCATTACAGGGACGAAAAACCTGAACTGACGGAAGAGACAATTTCTGCTGCCTGGAAAAGCTATTTTGTGGAGATGTAG